The following proteins are encoded in a genomic region of Streptomyces collinus Tu 365:
- a CDS encoding alpha-amylase family glycosyl hydrolase has translation MADLSSRNPDWWRQAVIYQVYPRSFADADGDGLGDLRGVTERLNHLATLGVDALWLSPFYPSELADGGYDVADHRDVDPRLGTLDDFDAMAAEAHRLGLKVVVDLVPNHTSHQHPWFQEALRAGPGSAARDRYVFRPGRGAHGELPPTDWQSVFGGSAWRRVPDGEWYLHLFAPEQPDLNWDDDEVRADFRATLRFWSDRGVDGFRVDVAHGLAKDLTEPLRDVGSVGATGEDALPLVPPGSHPYWDRDEVHEIYRDWRKIFDSYSPPRTAVAEAWVPDARRALYARPDELGQAFNFEYLQARWDAGELREVITGSLETARAAGASATWVLSNHDVVRHASRLVLPAGTDENAWLLSGGRAPEADAEAGLRRARAATLLMLALPGSSYLYQGEELGLPEVADLPTAVLQDPIWEQTGHVRKGRDGCRVPLPWTVTGPSYGFGPGAAWLPQPESFAAYAVEAQAGTAGSTLELYRTALRLRRKLLEGEALTWTPDAPAGVLDFARTEAWRCVTNCAARPVALPPGEVLLASTPLPEPGVLPPDTTVWLA, from the coding sequence ATGGCAGACCTCTCGTCCAGGAACCCCGACTGGTGGCGCCAGGCCGTCATCTACCAGGTCTATCCACGCAGTTTCGCCGACGCCGACGGTGACGGCCTCGGCGACCTCAGGGGCGTCACCGAGCGCCTGAACCACCTCGCCACGCTGGGCGTCGACGCCCTCTGGCTGAGCCCCTTCTACCCCTCCGAGCTGGCCGACGGCGGCTACGACGTCGCCGATCACCGGGACGTCGACCCGCGCCTCGGCACGCTGGACGACTTCGACGCGATGGCCGCCGAGGCCCACCGGCTCGGGCTGAAGGTCGTCGTCGACCTCGTGCCGAACCACACCTCGCACCAGCACCCCTGGTTCCAGGAGGCCCTGCGGGCGGGGCCGGGCTCCGCCGCCCGCGACCGCTACGTCTTCCGGCCGGGCCGTGGCGCCCACGGCGAGCTGCCTCCCACGGACTGGCAGTCGGTGTTCGGCGGCAGCGCCTGGCGGCGGGTCCCCGACGGCGAGTGGTACCTGCACCTCTTCGCCCCCGAGCAGCCCGACCTCAACTGGGACGACGACGAGGTGCGCGCCGACTTCCGGGCCACCCTGCGCTTCTGGTCCGACCGGGGCGTCGACGGCTTCCGCGTGGACGTCGCGCACGGCCTGGCCAAGGACCTCACCGAACCGCTCCGGGACGTCGGCTCCGTCGGCGCCACCGGCGAGGACGCCCTGCCCCTGGTCCCGCCCGGCAGCCACCCGTACTGGGACCGCGACGAGGTGCACGAGATCTACCGCGACTGGCGCAAGATCTTCGACTCCTACAGCCCGCCCCGCACCGCCGTCGCCGAGGCCTGGGTCCCCGACGCCCGCCGCGCCCTGTACGCCCGTCCGGACGAACTCGGGCAGGCCTTCAACTTCGAGTACCTTCAGGCGCGCTGGGACGCCGGAGAGCTGCGCGAGGTGATCACCGGCTCGCTGGAGACGGCCCGCGCGGCCGGCGCCTCCGCCACCTGGGTGCTCTCCAACCACGACGTCGTGCGCCACGCCTCCCGCCTGGTGCTGCCGGCCGGCACCGACGAGAACGCCTGGCTGCTGTCCGGCGGCCGGGCACCGGAGGCCGACGCGGAGGCGGGGCTGCGCCGGGCCCGGGCCGCGACCCTGCTGATGCTGGCGCTGCCCGGGTCGTCGTACCTCTACCAGGGCGAGGAGCTCGGGCTGCCCGAGGTCGCCGACCTGCCGACCGCGGTGCTCCAGGACCCGATCTGGGAGCAGACGGGGCATGTCCGCAAGGGCCGCGACGGCTGCCGGGTGCCGCTGCCGTGGACGGTGACCGGCCCGTCGTACGGCTTCGGCCCGGGGGCCGCCTGGCTGCCGCAGCCCGAGTCGTTCGCCGCGTACGCCGTGGAGGCCCAGGCCGGCACGGCGGGCTCCACCCTGGAGCTGTACCGCACCGCGCTCAGACTGCGCCGCAAGCTGCTGGAGGGCGAGGCGCTGACCTGGACGCCGGATGCCCCGGCCGGGGTACTGGACTTCGCCCGCACCGAGGCCTGGCGGTGCGTCACCAACTGCGCCGCGCGGCCGGTCGCCCTGCCCCCGGGCGAGGTGCTGCTCGCCAGCACCCCGCTCCCGGAGCCGGGCGTCCTGCCGCCCGACACCACGGTCTGGCTGGCCTGA
- a CDS encoding PLP-dependent aminotransferase family protein, translating to MDDYRRIAGRIAADIGRGRLRPGQRLPPQRAFARRHGIAASTAGRVYAELVRRGLVVGEVGRGTFVRATEPDPQPGHALTEAADRAPVNLELNYPSAPGQAELLAPALAPLLRPDALAEALRPAAAAGTRAAREAAAGLLAAGGHRPDPDGVVFTGNARQAVAATLASLVRPGGRVGVEPLTYPLVKEIAARIGCVLVPLATDERGPLPESVAAAHRTAPLSALYLQPTLHNPTSLTLSAERRAALAEVVHSLGTPVVEDRIWSFLHQGGEPPLAALAPGLVHVVDGLSKRVAPGLTVGFVSAPADRAGAVARAVRSGGWGAGGFALEAAVRWIGDGTVARLADAKRRQARRRQRLVARELDGFAVRSDPAAYFAWWELPAPWRADTFTAAARARGIAVTPGTAFAVDPNRTPSAVRLGLASAGEPDLTQALRSLAELAREGPGAGAGGG from the coding sequence GTGGACGACTACCGGCGCATCGCCGGCCGGATCGCCGCGGACATCGGGCGCGGCCGGCTCCGGCCGGGGCAACGGCTGCCGCCGCAGCGGGCGTTCGCCCGGCGGCACGGGATCGCGGCCTCGACGGCGGGGCGGGTGTACGCCGAACTCGTGCGCCGGGGACTGGTGGTGGGCGAGGTCGGGCGCGGCACGTTCGTCCGCGCCACCGAGCCGGACCCGCAGCCCGGGCACGCGCTGACCGAGGCGGCGGACCGCGCCCCCGTGAACCTGGAGCTCAACTACCCGTCGGCGCCCGGCCAGGCGGAGCTGCTGGCACCCGCCCTCGCGCCGCTGCTGCGGCCGGACGCGCTGGCCGAGGCGCTGCGGCCGGCGGCGGCCGCGGGGACCCGGGCGGCCCGCGAGGCGGCCGCCGGGCTGCTCGCCGCCGGTGGCCACCGGCCCGACCCGGACGGCGTCGTCTTCACCGGCAACGCCCGTCAGGCCGTCGCGGCCACGCTCGCCTCGCTGGTACGGCCGGGCGGCCGGGTCGGGGTGGAACCGCTGACGTATCCGCTGGTCAAGGAGATCGCGGCCCGGATCGGCTGCGTCCTCGTGCCGCTCGCCACCGACGAGCGGGGGCCGCTGCCGGAGTCGGTCGCGGCCGCCCACCGCACCGCTCCGCTGTCCGCCCTCTACCTCCAGCCGACCTTGCACAACCCGACCTCGCTGACGCTGTCCGCCGAGCGGCGGGCCGCACTGGCGGAGGTCGTCCACAGCCTGGGGACACCGGTCGTGGAGGACCGGATCTGGTCGTTCCTGCACCAGGGCGGCGAACCGCCGCTCGCCGCCCTCGCGCCCGGGCTGGTCCACGTGGTCGACGGGCTGTCCAAGCGGGTAGCGCCGGGGCTCACCGTCGGGTTCGTCTCGGCGCCGGCCGACCGGGCGGGGGCGGTGGCCCGGGCCGTGCGCTCCGGGGGCTGGGGCGCGGGCGGCTTCGCGCTGGAGGCGGCCGTGCGCTGGATCGGCGACGGCACCGTGGCGCGGCTGGCCGACGCCAAGCGGCGCCAGGCGCGGCGGCGGCAACGGCTGGTCGCGCGGGAGCTGGACGGTTTCGCCGTACGGTCCGATCCGGCCGCCTACTTCGCCTGGTGGGAGCTGCCCGCGCCCTGGCGGGCCGACACCTTCACCGCGGCCGCCCGGGCGCGGGGCATCGCCGTCACCCCGGGCACCGCCTTCGCGGTCGACCCGAACCGGACCCCGTCCGCCGTCAGACTGGGCCTCGCCTCCGCCGGGGAACCGGACCTGACCCAGGCCCTGCGCAGCCTCGCCGAGCTGGCGCGGGAAGGGCCGGGGGCAGGGGCTGGGGGAGGGTGA
- a CDS encoding endonuclease/exonuclease/phosphatase family protein produces the protein MSDRPRRPGSWCAGLLLAGVSAVLGCRAAGTDGVTPVPQLLAFLPWLLVPAVLGLLCALLARWWAGLVWAVAALAVLAWYADPYGRVHEPAGRPVASLRVLTSNVEFGRGTPSLVPQIRRQRPDLVFVEECEHTCRATLERDLADAYPHRRAVAADGSKGSLVLSRYPLRPAAGVPGTMGMPGAVADVRGHAVRVQLAHPMPPLPGQVGLWRRELDRLRAFAAADTRTPTILAGDFNASQDHQAFRRILDTGLSDAAGLDGHDRTPSWPARTASVIGAQIDHVLLSPDFSAADARFLRLTRTDHRALVVDVTLHAPG, from the coding sequence GTGAGCGATCGTCCCCGCAGGCCCGGTTCCTGGTGCGCGGGGCTGCTGCTGGCCGGGGTGAGCGCGGTCCTCGGCTGCCGGGCGGCCGGCACCGACGGCGTCACACCCGTCCCGCAGCTGCTCGCCTTCCTGCCCTGGCTGCTCGTACCGGCCGTGCTCGGCCTGCTGTGCGCGCTGCTCGCCCGCTGGTGGGCGGGACTGGTGTGGGCGGTCGCCGCGCTGGCCGTGCTGGCCTGGTACGCGGACCCCTACGGCCGCGTCCACGAGCCCGCGGGGCGGCCCGTCGCCTCCCTGCGGGTGCTGACCTCGAACGTCGAGTTCGGCCGCGGCACCCCGTCCCTGGTCCCGCAGATCCGCCGGCAACGCCCGGACCTCGTCTTCGTCGAGGAGTGCGAGCACACCTGCCGGGCCACCCTGGAGCGGGACCTGGCCGACGCCTACCCGCACCGGCGGGCCGTCGCGGCGGACGGCTCCAAGGGCTCCCTCGTCCTCAGCCGCTACCCACTGCGGCCGGCGGCCGGGGTCCCCGGCACGATGGGCATGCCCGGAGCCGTCGCCGACGTACGCGGCCACGCCGTACGCGTCCAGCTCGCCCACCCGATGCCCCCGCTGCCCGGCCAGGTCGGCCTCTGGCGCCGGGAACTGGACCGGCTGCGCGCCTTCGCCGCCGCCGACACCCGCACGCCCACCATCCTCGCCGGCGACTTCAACGCCTCCCAGGACCATCAGGCCTTCCGCCGCATCCTCGACACCGGCCTGTCCGACGCCGCCGGCCTCGACGGACACGACCGCACCCCGAGCTGGCCCGCCCGCACCGCCTCCGTCATCGGCGCCCAGATCGACCACGTCCTGCTCTCCCCGGACTTCTCCGCGGCCGACGCCCGCTTCCTGCGTCTGACCCGCACCGACCACCGCGCACTGGTCGTCGACGTCACCCTGCACGCACCCGGCTGA
- a CDS encoding amidohydrolase translates to MTSAAARTALELTSALPVPDLEDFYRDLHRHPELSLREHRTAGKLAGRLRAAGFETAEGVGGTGVAGVLRRGDGPTVLLRADMDALPVREETGLPYASATDGVMHACGHDLHVTWLAGAAGALAAGRDTWNGTLLVVGQPAEETGQGARRMVEDGLYERFGRPDVLLGQHAAPGPTGLYPHAPGLIMSASTDVDIVVHGRGGHGSRPEATVDPVVTAAHLVVRLQTVVSRELAAREAAVLTVGRIEAGTRHNIIPTEARIALNLRTQSEEVRTRMLAAIRRIARGECLAAGCPSEPTVTVGSTFPVTVNDAGTDATVAAVHGEVFGAGTVFDPGPAMGSEDFPQLALGSIPYSYWFVTTTPADVWEQAPGEALPEKFAAVPSNHSPRFAPDLSTVVPGVRTLVSGALAFLSVA, encoded by the coding sequence GTGACCTCTGCCGCGGCGCGTACCGCTCTGGAACTCACCTCCGCACTGCCGGTCCCCGACCTCGAGGACTTCTACCGGGACCTGCACCGCCACCCCGAGCTGTCCCTGCGCGAGCACCGCACCGCAGGGAAGCTGGCCGGGCGGCTGCGGGCGGCCGGGTTCGAGACGGCCGAGGGGGTCGGCGGCACCGGGGTCGCGGGCGTGCTGCGGCGCGGCGACGGGCCGACCGTGCTGCTGCGCGCCGACATGGACGCGCTGCCGGTGCGGGAGGAGACCGGGCTGCCGTACGCCTCCGCCACGGACGGGGTGATGCACGCCTGCGGGCACGACCTGCACGTCACCTGGCTGGCGGGCGCCGCCGGGGCACTTGCCGCCGGCCGGGACACCTGGAACGGCACCCTGCTGGTGGTGGGGCAGCCCGCCGAGGAGACCGGGCAGGGCGCGCGGCGCATGGTCGAGGACGGGCTGTACGAGCGCTTCGGGCGCCCCGACGTCCTGCTGGGGCAGCACGCGGCACCGGGCCCGACGGGCCTGTACCCGCACGCGCCCGGCCTGATCATGTCGGCGTCGACCGACGTGGACATCGTGGTGCACGGCCGGGGCGGCCACGGCTCCCGGCCGGAGGCCACCGTCGACCCGGTGGTGACCGCCGCCCACCTGGTCGTCCGGCTGCAGACGGTCGTCTCCCGCGAACTGGCCGCCCGCGAGGCGGCGGTGCTGACCGTGGGCCGTATCGAGGCGGGCACGCGGCACAACATCATCCCCACCGAGGCCCGGATCGCGCTGAACCTGCGCACCCAGTCCGAGGAGGTGCGCACCCGGATGCTGGCCGCGATCCGGCGCATCGCCCGTGGCGAGTGCCTGGCCGCCGGCTGCCCGAGCGAACCCACCGTCACCGTCGGCAGCACCTTCCCGGTCACCGTCAACGACGCGGGCACCGACGCCACGGTGGCCGCCGTGCACGGCGAGGTGTTCGGCGCGGGCACCGTGTTCGACCCGGGCCCGGCGATGGGCAGCGAGGACTTCCCGCAGCTCGCGCTCGGCTCGATCCCGTACTCGTACTGGTTCGTCACCACCACCCCGGCCGACGTCTGGGAGCAGGCGCCCGGGGAGGCGCTGCCGGAGAAGTTCGCGGCGGTGCCGAGCAACCACAGCCCGCGCTTCGCGCCCGATCTGTCCACGGTGGTCCCGGGGGTACGGACCCTGGTCTCGGGGGCGCTCGCTTTTTTGTCAGTGGCATGA
- a CDS encoding PP2C family protein-serine/threonine phosphatase, whose translation MTEVEYRARRQLLRARGRSVAWVPPLLLLVGIALVDFNTTERFRVISWIVLVPGTAAAICGVWTTAGYALVAVVTYVLVDSAWPGEYQAGLADFVLVALGGVLATLASVVRVRHERQMLHMRDIAETTRRTVLRPLPPRWAGLEHAGVYLAADVEARVGGDFYDIQPGPHGTRVLFGDVQGKGLGAVEVAAALLGTFREAGYHEADLRTVAERLEVRMFRHRTHTSALGRDDGDRFATAVLLGFPPEDPDTVELVNFGHEPPLAVGPHGVRALPSGDGLPLGYGDLVGDGPHLHRVPLERAETLLLVTDGVTEARDGAGTFYPLAREVARAVEADPRRAEPRRLVRRVRDGVLRHSRGHLGDDTTVFAVRRTVREAPVGGRSPS comes from the coding sequence GTGACCGAGGTCGAGTACCGCGCCCGGAGGCAGCTGCTGCGGGCCCGCGGGCGGAGCGTGGCCTGGGTGCCGCCCCTGCTGCTGCTCGTGGGCATCGCCCTCGTGGACTTCAACACCACCGAGCGGTTCCGCGTCATCTCGTGGATCGTCCTGGTCCCGGGCACGGCCGCCGCGATCTGCGGGGTGTGGACGACCGCCGGGTACGCGCTGGTGGCGGTGGTGACGTACGTCCTCGTGGACAGCGCCTGGCCCGGTGAGTACCAGGCCGGACTGGCCGACTTCGTCCTCGTGGCGCTCGGCGGTGTGCTGGCCACGCTGGCCTCCGTCGTGCGGGTGCGCCACGAACGGCAGATGCTGCACATGCGGGACATCGCCGAGACCACCCGGCGCACCGTGCTGCGCCCGCTGCCGCCGCGCTGGGCGGGCCTGGAGCACGCGGGCGTGTACCTGGCGGCGGACGTCGAGGCCCGGGTCGGCGGCGACTTCTACGACATCCAGCCCGGCCCGCACGGCACCCGGGTCCTTTTCGGGGACGTCCAGGGCAAGGGACTGGGCGCGGTGGAGGTGGCCGCGGCGCTGCTCGGCACCTTCCGGGAGGCCGGCTACCACGAGGCGGACCTCAGGACCGTCGCGGAGCGGCTCGAGGTGCGCATGTTCCGGCACCGCACGCACACCTCCGCCCTCGGCAGGGACGACGGCGACCGCTTCGCCACCGCGGTCCTGCTGGGCTTCCCGCCGGAGGACCCGGACACGGTCGAACTCGTCAACTTCGGGCACGAGCCGCCGCTCGCCGTCGGCCCGCACGGCGTCCGCGCCCTGCCGAGCGGCGACGGCCTGCCCCTCGGCTACGGCGACCTCGTGGGCGACGGCCCGCACCTGCACCGGGTGCCGCTGGAGCGCGCGGAGACCCTGCTGCTGGTGACCGACGGGGTGACCGAGGCCCGGGACGGCGCCGGGACGTTCTACCCGCTGGCCCGTGAGGTGGCCCGGGCGGTCGAGGCCGACCCGCGCCGGGCGGAGCCGCGGCGGCTGGTGCGCCGGGTCCGCGACGGTGTGCTCCGGCACAGCCGCGGCCACCTCGGCGACGACACCACCGTGTTCGCCGTGCGGCGGACGGTGCGCGAAGCCCCCGTAGGGGGACGTTCGCCGTCCTGA
- a CDS encoding alpha/beta fold hydrolase, with product MPPFLSYEDKNPGVSARVPLVLVHGHPFDRTMWAPQLTAFAAGRRVVAPDLRGYGASPVTPGTVPLSRHARDIEDLLDHLAVDTCVLAGLSMGGQIAMECYGRFGDRVRGLVLADTFPDPETPAGRLGRRAMADRLLAEGMRGYADEVLERMVAPYAAPEVKSHVHRMMTATAPQGAAASLRGRAERPGYRGLLTKVTVPALVVVGADDTYTPVADAEAMHAALPDSVLHVVDGAAHLPNLERAPEFNRVLEKFLTRIDTGS from the coding sequence ATGCCCCCCTTCCTCTCGTACGAGGACAAAAACCCCGGTGTCTCCGCGCGGGTGCCCCTCGTCCTCGTCCACGGCCACCCCTTCGACCGCACGATGTGGGCCCCGCAGCTCACCGCGTTCGCCGCCGGACGCCGGGTGGTCGCCCCCGACCTGCGCGGCTACGGCGCCTCCCCGGTGACCCCCGGCACCGTCCCGCTCTCCCGCCACGCCCGGGACATCGAGGACCTGCTGGACCACCTGGCCGTGGACACCTGCGTCCTGGCCGGCCTGTCGATGGGCGGCCAGATCGCCATGGAGTGCTACGGCCGCTTCGGCGACCGCGTCCGGGGCCTGGTCCTCGCCGACACCTTCCCCGACCCCGAGACCCCCGCCGGAAGGCTGGGCCGGCGCGCCATGGCGGACCGGCTGCTCGCCGAGGGCATGCGCGGCTACGCCGACGAGGTGCTGGAGAGGATGGTCGCCCCCTACGCCGCGCCCGAGGTCAAGTCCCACGTCCACCGCATGATGACGGCCACCGCACCGCAGGGCGCCGCGGCCTCCCTGCGCGGCCGCGCCGAACGCCCCGGCTACCGCGGCCTGTTGACGAAGGTGACCGTCCCCGCGCTGGTCGTGGTCGGCGCCGACGACACCTACACCCCGGTCGCGGACGCGGAGGCGATGCACGCGGCGCTCCCCGACTCGGTGCTGCACGTCGTCGACGGCGCGGCCCACCTGCCGAACCTGGAGCGGGCCCCGGAGTTCAACCGCGTCCTGGAGAAGTTCCTGACACGGATCGACACCGGCTCGTAG
- a CDS encoding helix-turn-helix domain-containing protein: MRERDDPEVIGRRVQQLRTERGLTQRQLAEPAYTPAYISTLEAGRARASDEALRHIAGRLGVAYEELAVGRPAHLATGLRLRLTEAQRALADGRAEEAAAQYAALLTEAEGHGLAHEQATALLGLGDCSLETGDLGLARDHFERAEARLAGESLPSRVPALRGRAVSHYLAGELRYAVYLLESTLDELNRGGLHDPDALLLLYASAIGPYMDMGAHARAAQAAEFALALAPQAEDPALIARMHRSVARTLLAEGRVAEADASLAKAAELYRQLRLRTELANCHWMRGYVCAQDGELERAESELRLALDMLSETRAALYRSQAAVELADVLHRREKSAEAAELLNGVLGDLSSERGAVHAAAAHRLLGIIAEDARDTEAAEEHYVRALSLLERAGAAGDLADLCRLLGDLLRRTGRVEAALDAYRTGLGHRTAPGTTTLGPAPAQPPL, from the coding sequence ATGCGGGAACGGGACGACCCGGAGGTCATCGGGCGGCGGGTGCAGCAGTTGCGCACCGAACGCGGGCTCACCCAGCGGCAACTGGCGGAACCCGCCTACACACCCGCGTACATCTCCACCCTGGAGGCCGGCCGGGCACGCGCCTCCGACGAGGCGCTGCGGCACATCGCCGGCCGGCTCGGCGTCGCCTACGAGGAGCTGGCCGTCGGACGGCCCGCCCATCTCGCCACCGGCCTGCGCCTGCGGCTCACCGAGGCCCAGCGCGCCCTGGCCGACGGCAGGGCGGAGGAGGCGGCCGCGCAGTACGCCGCGCTGCTCACCGAGGCGGAGGGGCACGGACTCGCCCACGAACAGGCCACGGCACTGCTGGGGCTCGGCGACTGTTCCCTGGAGACGGGCGACCTGGGGCTGGCGCGCGACCACTTCGAGCGGGCCGAGGCGCGGCTGGCCGGGGAGTCCCTGCCCTCCCGGGTGCCGGCGCTGCGCGGCCGTGCGGTCTCCCACTACCTGGCCGGTGAACTCCGGTACGCCGTCTACCTCCTGGAGTCCACGCTCGACGAGCTCAACCGCGGCGGCCTGCACGACCCCGACGCGCTGCTGCTGCTCTACGCCAGCGCCATCGGGCCCTACATGGACATGGGCGCCCACGCCCGTGCCGCGCAGGCCGCCGAGTTCGCGCTCGCGCTGGCCCCGCAGGCCGAGGACCCGGCGCTGATCGCCCGGATGCACCGGTCGGTCGCCCGCACGCTGCTCGCCGAGGGCCGGGTCGCCGAGGCGGACGCGTCCCTCGCCAAGGCGGCGGAGCTGTACCGCCAGCTCCGGCTGCGCACCGAACTCGCCAACTGCCACTGGATGCGCGGCTACGTCTGCGCCCAGGACGGCGAGCTGGAGCGCGCCGAGTCCGAGCTGCGCCTCGCCCTCGACATGCTCTCGGAGACCCGGGCCGCCCTCTACCGAAGCCAGGCCGCCGTGGAACTCGCCGACGTCCTGCACCGGCGGGAGAAGTCGGCGGAGGCCGCCGAGCTGCTCAACGGCGTCCTCGGCGACCTGTCCTCCGAGCGCGGCGCCGTCCACGCGGCCGCCGCCCACCGCCTGCTCGGCATCATCGCCGAGGACGCCCGCGACACCGAGGCCGCCGAGGAGCACTACGTCCGCGCGCTCAGCCTGCTGGAGCGGGCCGGCGCCGCCGGGGACCTGGCCGACCTGTGCCGCCTCCTCGGCGACCTGCTGCGCCGCACGGGCCGGGTGGAGGCGGCCCTCGACGCCTACCGCACCGGCCTGGGCCACCGCACGGCCCCCGGCACCACCACCCTGGGCCCGGCCCCGGCCCAGCCACCGCTGTGA
- a CDS encoding nucleoside hydrolase, producing the protein MTGEPIPVIIDCDTGVDDALALLFAVRHPGLDLRAVTCVAGNTDVDGVVRNTLTVLERAGAPGIPVARGAERPLIEPARSARHVHGSDGMGDLGLPAPARRPADVDAVTLLRREILAAPRPVTLIPTAPLTNIALLLRTHPEVTRNIERIVFMGGAVATGNATPVAEFNVWHDPEAAAVLLTAGVPITMYGLDVFLRVVVPGADVHRLRASTDPGTRLAGDLLAHRPTTQGGDPDVEEAGGLGDAGAVCAVVDLAGITTRRLPVEVALAPGPARGQTLVDRRPRPGESEIHEGAREQALVDVALDVDVDRFVKLYLETVAR; encoded by the coding sequence GTGACCGGTGAGCCCATCCCCGTGATCATCGACTGCGACACGGGCGTCGACGACGCCCTCGCGCTGCTGTTCGCCGTACGCCACCCGGGCCTGGACCTCAGGGCGGTGACCTGCGTGGCCGGGAACACGGACGTCGACGGGGTGGTCCGCAACACCCTGACCGTGCTGGAGCGCGCGGGCGCCCCCGGCATCCCGGTGGCGCGGGGCGCCGAGCGCCCGCTGATCGAGCCGGCCCGCTCGGCCCGGCACGTGCACGGCTCGGACGGCATGGGCGACCTCGGGCTGCCCGCCCCCGCCCGCCGCCCGGCCGACGTGGACGCGGTCACCCTCCTGCGCCGGGAGATCCTGGCCGCCCCGCGCCCGGTGACGCTGATCCCGACGGCCCCGCTCACCAACATCGCGCTCCTGCTGCGCACCCACCCGGAGGTGACCCGGAACATCGAGCGGATCGTGTTCATGGGCGGCGCGGTGGCGACCGGGAACGCCACCCCGGTGGCGGAGTTCAACGTCTGGCACGACCCGGAGGCGGCGGCGGTCCTGCTCACGGCAGGCGTGCCGATCACGATGTACGGACTGGACGTCTTCCTGCGGGTCGTCGTGCCCGGCGCCGACGTGCACCGGCTGCGCGCGAGCACCGATCCCGGCACGCGGCTGGCCGGCGACCTGCTCGCGCACCGGCCCACCACCCAGGGCGGCGACCCGGACGTCGAGGAGGCGGGCGGGCTCGGGGACGCGGGAGCGGTCTGCGCGGTCGTCGATTTGGCCGGCATCACCACCCGCAGGCTGCCGGTCGAGGTCGCCCTGGCCCCGGGCCCGGCCCGCGGCCAGACGCTCGTCGACCGGCGTCCCCGTCCCGGCGAGTCCGAGATCCACGAGGGAGCCCGGGAGCAGGCACTCGTGGACGTGGCACTCGACGTGGACGTGGACCGCTTCGTGAAGCTGTACCTGGAGACGGTCGCGCGCTGA
- a CDS encoding DUF4142 domain-containing protein: MGGAMALTLGALAYPSMLGVSTVSSSPTRVIANTQWGPLTESDRDFVVKVRAAGLWEYPVGQIGLQKGTSKGVLEASKHLIDGHAALDTTCRKIAPMLNITLPNIASPQQEGFVTQLKADSGKQFDTDFANILRMTHGAIFNTVAKIRSTTKNSLVRALADQANDTVLDHITVMEKTGLVDFDQTLFQQTTPPKLPDSAVTPPPPPAGQPEVVLTPPPNATSTPVNIDGLTGAGGGSGGAAPAPSPTAP, translated from the coding sequence GTGGGCGGTGCGATGGCCCTTACCCTCGGCGCACTGGCCTACCCGAGCATGCTCGGGGTGAGCACCGTCTCGAGTTCACCGACGCGGGTCATCGCCAACACCCAGTGGGGGCCGCTGACGGAGTCGGACCGGGACTTCGTGGTGAAGGTGCGCGCGGCGGGGCTGTGGGAGTACCCGGTGGGCCAGATCGGCCTGCAGAAGGGCACGTCCAAGGGGGTGCTGGAGGCCAGCAAGCACCTGATCGACGGGCACGCGGCCCTGGACACCACCTGCCGCAAGATCGCGCCCATGCTGAACATCACGCTGCCCAACATCGCGAGCCCGCAACAGGAGGGCTTCGTCACCCAGTTGAAGGCGGACAGCGGCAAGCAGTTCGACACGGACTTCGCCAACATCCTGCGGATGACGCACGGCGCGATCTTCAACACGGTCGCGAAGATCCGGTCCACGACCAAGAACTCGCTGGTGCGGGCCCTGGCCGACCAGGCCAACGACACCGTGCTCGACCACATCACGGTGATGGAGAAGACCGGTCTGGTCGACTTCGACCAGACCCTCTTCCAGCAGACCACCCCGCCGAAGCTGCCCGACTCGGCGGTCACCCCGCCGCCCCCGCCCGCCGGCCAGCCCGAGGTGGTGCTCACCCCGCCGCCGAACGCCACGTCGACGCCGGTGAACATCGACGGGCTCACCGGCGCGGGCGGCGGCTCCGGGGGCGCGGCCCCCGCGCCGAGCCCGACCGCGCCGTAG